One genomic window of [Clostridium] scindens ATCC 35704 includes the following:
- the pfkA gene encoding 6-phosphofructokinase: MAEKIIRTIGVLTSGGDAPGMNAAIRAVVRTALGKGLKVRGIRRGYQGLLNEEIIDLSARDVSDTIQRGGTILQTARCDEMRTEEGQQKAAAICKKYGIDGLVVIGGDGSFKGAQKLANLGINTIGLPGTIDLDIACTEYTIGFDTAVNTAMEAIDKVRDTSTSHERCSIIEVMGRDAGYLALWCGIANGAERILMPEEHDYNEEAIVADIQECRKRGKKNYIIINAEGIGDSMNMAKRIEEATGMETRATVLGHMQRGGSPTCKDRVYASIMGALAVDLLEQGKTNRVVGYKHGEYVDFDIDEALGMQKGIPAYQYEIAKELAL; the protein is encoded by the coding sequence ATGGCAGAGAAAATAATTCGTACGATAGGCGTATTGACAAGCGGTGGGGACGCGCCGGGAATGAATGCGGCAATTCGTGCGGTAGTCAGGACGGCATTAGGAAAAGGACTGAAAGTAAGAGGCATCAGGAGAGGATACCAGGGCCTTTTGAATGAAGAGATTATTGACCTGTCAGCCAGAGATGTATCCGACACCATCCAGCGCGGCGGCACGATCCTTCAGACAGCGCGCTGCGACGAGATGCGCACAGAAGAAGGACAGCAGAAGGCGGCGGCTATCTGTAAGAAATATGGAATTGACGGGCTTGTAGTAATCGGAGGAGACGGTTCCTTTAAGGGTGCCCAGAAACTGGCAAACCTGGGAATCAATACAATTGGCTTGCCGGGAACCATCGATCTTGACATTGCCTGTACAGAATATACGATTGGATTTGACACGGCAGTGAATACGGCAATGGAAGCGATTGACAAGGTACGCGACACCTCTACTTCCCATGAAAGATGCTCAATCATCGAGGTTATGGGAAGAGATGCCGGATATCTGGCACTGTGGTGCGGCATTGCCAACGGTGCGGAGCGTATCCTGATGCCGGAAGAGCATGACTATAACGAAGAGGCAATCGTTGCTGACATTCAGGAATGCCGGAAGCGTGGAAAGAAGAACTATATCATCATCAATGCAGAAGGCATTGGCGATTCCATGAACATGGCGAAGAGAATCGAAGAGGCGACGGGCATGGAGACAAGGGCAACAGTGCTTGGACACATGCAGCGAGGCGGAAGCCCTACCTGCAAGGACAGAGTCTATGCATCCATCATGGGAGCGCTGGCGGTGGATCTGCTTGAACAAGGAAAGACGAACCGCGTGGTGGGATACAAGCATGGAGAATACGTTGATTTTGACATCGACGAGGCACTGGGCATGCAGAAAGGAATTCCGGCATACCAGTATGAGATAGCAAAGGAACTTGCATTATAG
- the murI gene encoding glutamate racemase has product MVLKEIIIVENNRENTAPVGVFDSGVGGLTVAREIMRQLPMENVVYFGDTARVPYGSKSRDNIIRFSRQIIRFLETKNVKAIVIACNTASALALDTVQKETDVPVIGVIGPGARAAVKETRNGQIGVVGTEATIQSETYTKVIHSLNPEASVIGKPCPLFVPLVEEGFAKHKITEEAIDFYLSDMKSTQIDTMILGCTHYPLLRSKIMAYFGEEIHIVNPAYETAMDLKAALNDCGIANQSGIPATYEFYVSDAAQKFTKFANSILPYDVATTKQINIEEY; this is encoded by the coding sequence ATGGTTTTAAAGGAGATAATAATTGTGGAGAATAATAGAGAAAATACAGCGCCGGTAGGAGTGTTTGACTCTGGCGTGGGAGGGCTGACGGTAGCGCGGGAAATCATGCGCCAGCTTCCTATGGAGAATGTGGTGTATTTTGGAGATACGGCAAGAGTTCCCTATGGAAGCAAGTCCAGAGATAATATTATCCGGTTCTCCAGGCAGATTATTCGCTTCCTGGAGACGAAGAATGTTAAGGCAATCGTGATTGCCTGCAATACGGCAAGCGCCCTTGCGCTCGACACGGTGCAGAAGGAGACGGATGTACCGGTGATCGGAGTGATAGGGCCGGGAGCCAGAGCAGCTGTCAAGGAGACAAGGAACGGCCAGATTGGCGTGGTGGGGACGGAGGCGACCATACAGAGCGAGACTTATACCAAAGTGATACATAGCCTGAATCCGGAAGCATCCGTTATCGGAAAGCCATGCCCGCTTTTCGTGCCGCTTGTGGAAGAGGGGTTTGCAAAGCACAAGATTACGGAAGAGGCCATTGATTTCTATCTGTCGGATATGAAGTCAACGCAGATTGACACGATGATTCTGGGATGTACCCACTATCCACTGCTTCGCTCCAAGATCATGGCTTACTTCGGAGAAGAGATCCATATCGTGAATCCCGCCTATGAGACAGCTATGGACCTGAAGGCCGCGCTGAATGACTGCGGCATTGCCAATCAGTCAGGCATACCCGCGACCTATGAGTTCTATGTAAGCGACGCCGCCCAGAAGTTTACGAAGTTCGCCAATTCCATCCTGCCATATGATGTAGCGACGACGAAGCAGATTAACATTGAGGAATACTAG
- a CDS encoding DUF1934 domain-containing protein: MTKDVLLSISGLHYDVAGVTEEDENEPIEVITPAAYYFKNGKHYVIYDEVVEGMPGTIKNKIRIAEDGKLEIMKSGLANTHMVFEKGKINMTEYETPYGELLVGIHTKEMTVKSEEKIIDVHVNYELDVNGEMVADCNIEMNIKALDR, from the coding sequence ATGACAAAGGATGTATTACTTAGCATATCCGGCCTACATTACGATGTGGCCGGAGTAACGGAAGAAGATGAGAATGAGCCGATCGAAGTTATTACGCCTGCGGCGTATTACTTCAAGAACGGCAAGCATTATGTGATCTATGACGAAGTGGTGGAAGGGATGCCCGGTACGATTAAGAATAAGATCCGCATTGCCGAGGACGGCAAACTGGAAATCATGAAAAGCGGGCTTGCCAACACCCATATGGTCTTTGAAAAAGGCAAGATCAATATGACGGAGTATGAGACGCCATACGGAGAACTTCTGGTGGGAATCCATACAAAGGAAATGACGGTAAAGTCGGAGGAAAAAATCATAGATGTCCATGTGAATTACGAATTGGATGTCAATGGAGAGATGGTGGCAGACTGCAATATCGAGATGAATATAAAAGCATTGGACCGGTAA
- the cls gene encoding cardiolipin synthase: MLHTVTEGIGTVYWWILDHLFLINIIFALLIIFFQRRNPTTVWAWLLLLYFIPVLGFVLYLVLGQNFRKDRMFKMKEIEGEIKYAVRRQEESIYRKKLRLRDPELERFKSLILYNLNEGEAVLTDNNDIRIYTDGREKFNALLTEMEHARNYIHLQYYIIRNDELWQEIEEVLVRKARQGVEVRVLFDSMGCRGMRNSVWMRLEKAGIEVAEFFPAIFGQLQLRVNYRNHRKIVVIDGRIGFVGGFNIGREYVGKDKKFGYWRDTHICIEGSAVTSLAVRFVLDWNYAAKENLFLEDRIFEIPTYIRNGRDPIQIISSGPDSRSQEIRDNYLRLIHMARKSIYIQTPYFIPDDDIADALVIAAKSGIDVRIMIPCKPDHPFVYWATYSYLGEMIEAGARCYTYDNGFLHAKCMCVDGLVSCMGTANMDIRSFSLNFEVNAVIYSARTTEKLMEAFENDITKSTLVTRKKYEQRNLLIRIKEQFCRLLSPVL; encoded by the coding sequence ATGCTTCATACTGTGACGGAGGGAATTGGAACCGTATACTGGTGGATACTTGACCATCTGTTTCTTATTAACATCATATTTGCGCTGCTGATCATATTTTTTCAGCGGAGGAATCCTACGACGGTGTGGGCGTGGCTTTTGCTGCTTTACTTTATACCGGTGCTGGGATTTGTGCTGTATCTGGTGCTGGGGCAGAATTTCCGCAAGGACCGGATGTTCAAGATGAAGGAGATTGAAGGAGAGATCAAATATGCTGTCCGGCGGCAGGAGGAATCTATCTATCGTAAGAAATTAAGGCTTCGGGATCCCGAGCTTGAGCGGTTCAAAAGCCTGATCTTATATAACCTGAACGAAGGAGAAGCAGTACTGACGGATAATAACGATATCAGAATTTATACAGATGGACGGGAGAAGTTTAATGCACTGCTTACGGAGATGGAGCATGCGAGAAACTACATCCATCTGCAATACTATATTATCCGTAATGATGAACTGTGGCAGGAGATAGAAGAAGTCCTGGTCAGGAAGGCGAGGCAGGGAGTCGAAGTCCGGGTGCTGTTTGACAGCATGGGATGTAGAGGGATGCGTAACTCGGTCTGGATGCGCCTTGAGAAAGCAGGCATCGAGGTGGCGGAATTCTTTCCGGCGATCTTCGGCCAGCTCCAGTTACGCGTGAATTACCGGAACCACAGGAAGATCGTGGTTATAGATGGAAGAATCGGGTTCGTGGGCGGATTCAATATTGGAAGAGAGTATGTGGGGAAGGATAAGAAGTTCGGATACTGGCGGGATACTCACATCTGCATCGAAGGCTCGGCAGTCACTTCCCTGGCAGTACGGTTTGTGCTGGACTGGAATTACGCGGCTAAGGAAAATCTGTTTCTGGAGGATCGGATTTTTGAGATTCCTACGTATATCCGGAACGGGCGCGACCCTATTCAGATCATATCAAGCGGCCCGGATTCCAGAAGCCAGGAGATTCGTGACAATTATCTGAGACTGATTCATATGGCAAGGAAAAGCATCTACATTCAGACTCCGTATTTCATACCGGATGATGATATTGCGGATGCCCTGGTAATTGCAGCCAAGTCTGGAATCGACGTGCGCATCATGATTCCCTGCAAGCCAGATCATCCGTTCGTATACTGGGCAACCTACTCTTATCTGGGCGAGATGATCGAGGCAGGAGCAAGATGCTACACTTATGACAATGGATTCCTCCATGCCAAGTGCATGTGCGTGGATGGACTGGTCAGCTGCATGGGAACTGCCAATATGGACATCCGCAGCTTCAGCCTGAATTTTGAAGTCAATGCGGTGATCTACAGCGCCAGGACGACGGAAAAGCTGATGGAGGCATTTGAGAACGATATTACCAAGAGCACTCTGGTGACAAGAAAGAAGTATGAGCAGCGCAATCTGCTCATTCGAATCAAAGAACAGTTCTGCAGGCTGCTCTCCCCTGTGCTGTAA
- the tig gene encoding trigger factor: protein MKKKIVVLLTGILAASMMLAGCEGSKGLETDSLNISQYKGVEVDQVSKPDEITDKDVEDAIQATLQTNATTNDITDRAVKSGDTVNIDFVGKIDGVEFEGGSGTDYPLTIGSGQFIEGFEDSVVDHNIGDTYDWEGKFPDNYNKTEYAGKPVVFTITVKSISEQVVPELNDEFVKTVSEKSKNVKEYKKEVKKQLEDDAQTTYKDTLTQKVWQKVLDNTKVKKYPKKKVKEISDSLVEQYKTAAEYYQTDYETFLKEQMGSSVEDFEAQVDEAAKSSVKQQLVTDAIADKEKIKMDDKEYEKQLKKIADAYGYEDIKAVKEAASEEDLKEIALNNMVKEWLTEHCVQVASK, encoded by the coding sequence ATGAAGAAGAAAATTGTAGTGCTATTAACAGGAATACTTGCCGCATCCATGATGCTGGCAGGCTGCGAAGGGAGCAAGGGACTGGAGACAGACAGCCTGAATATATCCCAATATAAAGGAGTAGAAGTTGATCAAGTCAGCAAGCCGGACGAGATTACGGATAAAGACGTGGAAGATGCAATCCAGGCAACGCTTCAGACCAATGCAACCACTAATGATATCACAGACCGGGCGGTGAAGTCCGGGGACACGGTGAATATTGACTTCGTAGGAAAGATTGACGGAGTAGAATTTGAAGGCGGATCGGGAACAGACTACCCTCTGACCATAGGTTCCGGCCAGTTTATTGAGGGATTTGAGGACAGCGTTGTGGACCATAACATCGGAGATACCTATGACTGGGAGGGCAAGTTCCCGGATAATTACAATAAAACGGAATATGCAGGGAAGCCGGTAGTATTTACCATTACGGTGAAGTCCATCAGCGAGCAGGTGGTGCCGGAACTGAACGATGAGTTTGTAAAGACGGTTTCTGAGAAATCAAAGAATGTAAAAGAGTATAAGAAGGAAGTAAAAAAGCAGCTGGAAGATGATGCCCAGACCACTTACAAGGATACGCTAACCCAGAAGGTATGGCAAAAAGTTTTGGACAACACGAAGGTGAAGAAGTATCCGAAGAAAAAGGTAAAAGAAATCTCTGATTCCCTGGTCGAGCAGTATAAAACGGCAGCGGAGTATTATCAGACAGATTACGAGACATTCCTTAAGGAGCAGATGGGAAGTTCAGTAGAAGATTTCGAGGCCCAGGTGGACGAAGCAGCCAAATCAAGTGTCAAGCAGCAGCTGGTGACGGATGCCATCGCGGACAAAGAAAAGATCAAAATGGATGATAAAGAGTACGAGAAGCAGTTGAAGAAGATTGCGGACGCGTACGGATATGAAGATATCAAAGCAGTTAAGGAAGCAGCATCCGAGGAAGATCTAAAAGAGATTGCACTGAATAACATGGTGAAAGAATGGCTGACAGAGCACTGCGTGCAGGTTGCTTCAAAATAA
- a CDS encoding sodium-dependent transporter, translated as MSRGNEKGRDEFRTRLGFIVACIGSAVGMGNIWMFPYRTGKFGGAAFLIPYFIFVILLGFSGVIGEMAFGRSMKTGPLGAFSNVMGMRFGEKGKKWGKAIGMIPVIGSLGIAIGYSVVVGWFLKYLSSAVTGSLTKIEDMGAYFGGLAVDFGSVGWQMLGLALTFLVMALGVTKGIEKMNKVMMPVFFLFFIILLFRVATLPGAAEGYRYMFVPKWEQLGDIKTWVYALGQAFFSLSLAGSGTIVYGSYLKKDVDVVSCAKNVAFFDTCAALLAGVVVIPAVFAFGLDVASGPPLMFISLPAVFQQMPFGEVFAVIFFVAVLFAALTSLMNLFETSIEALQQQVKLSRKAAVAIVAAVSAGVGVFIESGDSVGAWMDAVSIYIIPLGALLAGIIFYWVCPKGFAREQVETGAKKPLGKWFEPVTKYVFVGITLVVYVLGIFFGGIG; from the coding sequence ATGTCGAGAGGGAATGAAAAAGGGAGAGATGAGTTTCGCACCAGGCTGGGATTTATCGTGGCCTGCATCGGATCTGCGGTAGGCATGGGAAACATCTGGATGTTTCCATATCGAACCGGCAAATTTGGCGGCGCGGCATTCTTAATCCCGTATTTTATATTTGTAATCCTGCTGGGATTTTCCGGCGTGATCGGGGAGATGGCGTTTGGCAGGAGCATGAAGACAGGGCCTTTGGGGGCCTTTTCCAATGTGATGGGGATGCGATTTGGAGAAAAGGGAAAGAAGTGGGGGAAGGCCATCGGGATGATACCGGTGATTGGCTCCCTTGGCATTGCCATTGGGTATTCTGTCGTGGTGGGGTGGTTTTTAAAGTATCTAAGCAGCGCGGTTACCGGAAGCCTGACGAAGATCGAAGATATGGGGGCCTATTTTGGAGGGCTGGCGGTAGATTTTGGAAGCGTGGGATGGCAGATGCTGGGCCTGGCGCTTACCTTCCTGGTCATGGCCTTAGGAGTAACGAAGGGAATCGAGAAGATGAACAAGGTTATGATGCCCGTATTCTTCTTGTTCTTCATTATCCTTCTGTTTCGGGTGGCAACTTTGCCGGGCGCGGCGGAAGGGTACCGCTATATGTTCGTACCCAAATGGGAGCAGCTGGGGGATATCAAGACCTGGGTATATGCCCTGGGACAGGCCTTCTTCTCCCTGTCGCTGGCAGGATCCGGCACGATTGTGTATGGAAGTTACTTAAAGAAAGATGTGGACGTCGTCAGCTGCGCGAAGAACGTGGCCTTCTTTGATACCTGTGCCGCGCTTCTGGCGGGCGTGGTGGTGATACCGGCAGTATTTGCGTTCGGACTGGATGTTGCCAGCGGCCCTCCGCTGATGTTCATTTCCCTTCCGGCAGTGTTCCAGCAGATGCCATTTGGCGAGGTGTTTGCCGTAATCTTCTTCGTGGCTGTGCTCTTTGCGGCTCTGACTTCGCTGATGAACCTGTTCGAGACTTCTATCGAGGCGTTGCAGCAGCAAGTCAAACTGTCCCGGAAGGCAGCGGTGGCCATTGTTGCGGCAGTATCCGCGGGAGTGGGTGTCTTCATTGAGAGCGGGGACTCCGTAGGCGCGTGGATGGATGCGGTATCGATCTACATCATTCCGCTTGGCGCGCTTCTTGCGGGAATCATCTTCTACTGGGTATGTCCGAAGGGATTTGCGAGAGAGCAGGTGGAGACCGGGGCGAAAAAGCCTCTGGGAAAATGGTTCGAGCCGGTGACGAAGTATGTATTCGTAGGGATTACCCTGGTGGTGTATGTGCTTGGAATTTTCTTTGGAGGAATCGGATAG
- a CDS encoding nucleotidyltransferase domain-containing protein: MLRQIALRACRRIFFIYGNHLNAVILYGSYARGVYDEFSDVDIMILLNLDEMELKKYRQQLSEITFDFNMEHDIDIKPIAKSKELFLKWQESYPFYKNVSREGVTLYRAACL; encoded by the coding sequence ATCCTGCGGCAGATTGCCCTTAGGGCATGCCGCAGGATATTTTTTATATATGGAAATCATCTAAACGCTGTTATTTTATATGGCTCTTATGCTCGAGGAGTTTATGATGAATTTTCGGATGTTGACATTATGATTCTTCTTAATCTGGATGAGATGGAACTTAAGAAATATCGACAGCAGTTGTCAGAGATAACATTTGACTTTAATATGGAGCATGATATAGATATTAAGCCGATCGCAAAAAGCAAGGAACTATTTTTAAAATGGCAGGAGTCTTATCCATTTTATAAAAATGTTAGTCGAGAAGGGGTGACGCTATATCGTGCAGCATGTTTATAA
- the spoIIID gene encoding sporulation transcriptional regulator SpoIIID: MKDYIEERAVEIAYYIIEHKATVRQTAKAFGVSKSTIHKDVTERLLKINPSLAAEARKVLDMNKSERHIRGGMATREKYLHQHGQDAVGTSI; this comes from the coding sequence ATGAAGGATTATATTGAGGAGAGGGCAGTAGAAATAGCATATTATATCATTGAGCACAAAGCCACTGTAAGGCAGACAGCCAAGGCGTTCGGAGTTAGCAAGTCTACCATACATAAGGACGTAACGGAACGCTTATTGAAGATTAATCCGTCTCTTGCTGCCGAGGCACGCAAGGTGTTGGACATGAATAAGTCGGAACGGCACATCCGAGGAGGCATGGCTACCAGAGAGAAGTATCTGCATCAGCATGGGCAGGATGCAGTCGGAACGAGTATCTGA
- a CDS encoding ABC transporter substrate-binding protein translates to MRDKIRFLSAALAAMLAVSLAAAGIGGCGKEEKIKQNEEQQIELWYYWDMAYQQKVLGDLIDEFNHSQDDIEVTTRYIPDADFKKELALSMYEGTMPDIALVDSADFQFFQHTQSFADLTDEIEGLEDYLPEALAPCEEGGRIKGLPFGVNCVALFYNEEMLAKRGLNPPATWQEFYDTAKALTADGVYGYAQPALESEESMYSFLPVLWSMGGDVDCLNSRESAYAFQLFRDLTEDGVVSRQSISLTHKDLAQQFAKGNIAMMIGNPMQVEYIRKINPNLAFDVTDIPSISDKVTVLGGEIFGVTDGKGKDAAIEFLNYISDMDRMAGYMDDLGYMAARKDILDGQFQEDAVLHKFIGMLSCARTREFTYQWPDITRTVVSALEHSIIGEEDERIILEEAADSIQKIREGGQ, encoded by the coding sequence TTGAGGGACAAGATAAGATTCCTGTCTGCGGCATTGGCAGCAATGCTGGCGGTATCCCTGGCGGCGGCCGGCATTGGCGGCTGCGGGAAGGAAGAAAAGATAAAGCAGAATGAGGAGCAGCAGATAGAACTATGGTATTACTGGGATATGGCTTACCAGCAGAAAGTGCTGGGGGATCTGATTGATGAATTCAACCATTCCCAGGATGATATAGAGGTGACCACCAGATATATACCGGACGCGGATTTTAAGAAGGAACTTGCGCTTAGCATGTATGAGGGAACCATGCCGGATATTGCGCTGGTAGATTCGGCAGACTTCCAATTCTTCCAGCATACGCAGTCCTTTGCGGATCTGACGGATGAGATCGAAGGGCTTGAGGACTATCTGCCGGAGGCATTGGCGCCATGCGAGGAAGGAGGGCGGATCAAAGGGCTTCCATTTGGAGTGAACTGTGTCGCCTTATTTTATAATGAAGAAATGCTGGCAAAGCGCGGATTAAATCCGCCGGCTACGTGGCAGGAATTCTACGATACGGCAAAGGCGCTGACAGCAGATGGAGTCTATGGGTATGCCCAGCCGGCCCTGGAGAGTGAAGAGAGCATGTATTCATTCCTTCCGGTACTGTGGTCTATGGGCGGGGATGTGGACTGCCTGAACTCCCGGGAGAGCGCCTATGCATTCCAACTGTTCCGGGATCTTACCGAAGATGGCGTCGTAAGCCGGCAGAGCATCAGCCTGACCCATAAGGATCTTGCCCAGCAGTTCGCAAAAGGCAATATTGCCATGATGATCGGCAATCCTATGCAGGTGGAGTATATCCGCAAGATCAATCCCAATCTTGCGTTTGATGTTACGGATATCCCGTCCATTTCCGATAAGGTGACGGTTCTCGGGGGAGAGATCTTCGGAGTGACGGACGGCAAAGGAAAGGACGCGGCAATCGAATTCCTGAATTATATAAGCGACATGGACAGGATGGCCGGGTATATGGATGATTTGGGCTATATGGCGGCCAGAAAGGACATTTTAGATGGACAGTTTCAGGAAGACGCGGTTCTGCATAAGTTCATCGGAATGCTTTCCTGCGCAAGAACCAGAGAATTTACCTATCAATGGCCGGATATTACGAGAACGGTAGTGTCTGCCCTTGAGCATTCTATTATCGGCGAGGAAGATGAGCGCATAATATTAGAGGAAGCGGCGGATAGCATACAGAAGATCAGGGAGGGTGGACAATGA
- a CDS encoding sensor histidine kinase codes for MRREMTLRRRLLPIFILATGIPIVLFALISQYRLRSSLNENIQMQIDNNLNRADQSLDMILDKYDTLLYDLCTDDEIIGIVEDINQKKDTLEVNSSRIRHELSHICNRNDGIEGITIITEENQVIFYDRLSASSVSSSWADKIRAPEVVKGALYRGVGQPIESGNDKVYMFQIIREFVDYRDIHKSIGTVILSINTDVLEPVLDAGQNADIYLLQKGKIIAAYEEDKCGKKLDAAKDEEFRYTRKMNEMSGFTICNAQSLRLYHQTLKEQILFWIFIAVGAILLLMALTYSLTRPYLKEIDQIADAMSQAEQGNFQARVPVTENMTVEVRKISSGFNEMVGHIDSLINQVKEAVVEQKNAELSALEAQIDPHFLYNTLDTINWKAIELGEFEISEMLGALADILRYTVKNAGAETSIEQELHWLAMYILLQKAKLGRELQVEVKVPEELYGYRIHKLLLQPFVENAIRHGLKQKEGELKLGITMRSAGGQMHIIVKDNGRGIPEDVLQRLNDSENEADEKDSGEHMGIVNVRKRLNLYYGDQADLYFESALGKYTKVHLFIPVVSPHRQADEEGRKEEGQ; via the coding sequence ATGAGAAGAGAGATGACGCTTAGAAGACGCCTGCTGCCGATCTTCATACTGGCTACCGGAATCCCCATCGTCCTGTTTGCCCTGATATCCCAATACAGGCTGCGCAGCAGCCTGAACGAGAATATACAGATGCAGATTGACAACAATCTGAACCGGGCGGACCAGAGCCTGGATATGATATTGGATAAGTACGATACGCTTTTGTATGACTTGTGCACGGATGATGAGATAATTGGAATCGTGGAAGATATCAATCAGAAGAAGGATACCCTGGAAGTAAACAGCAGCAGGATACGCCATGAATTAAGCCATATCTGTAACCGAAATGACGGCATAGAGGGAATTACCATTATTACAGAGGAAAATCAGGTCATCTTTTATGACAGGCTATCAGCCTCCTCCGTAAGCAGCAGCTGGGCGGACAAGATAAGGGCGCCTGAGGTAGTAAAGGGGGCCTTGTACCGGGGGGTGGGACAGCCTATAGAGTCGGGGAATGATAAGGTCTATATGTTCCAGATCATCCGGGAATTCGTAGACTACCGGGATATCCATAAGTCCATAGGAACCGTGATTCTAAGCATTAATACGGATGTGCTGGAGCCGGTTCTGGATGCTGGGCAGAACGCCGACATCTACCTGCTTCAGAAGGGGAAGATCATAGCAGCGTACGAGGAAGATAAATGTGGAAAGAAATTGGATGCGGCGAAGGACGAAGAATTCCGCTACACCAGGAAAATGAATGAAATGAGTGGATTTACGATCTGTAATGCCCAGTCCCTGAGGCTATATCACCAGACTTTAAAGGAGCAGATCCTGTTCTGGATATTCATAGCAGTAGGCGCAATCCTACTACTGATGGCGCTGACGTATTCTTTGACCAGGCCGTACCTTAAGGAGATCGACCAGATAGCAGATGCCATGAGCCAGGCGGAACAGGGAAACTTCCAGGCACGGGTACCTGTTACCGAGAATATGACGGTAGAGGTGCGCAAGATTAGTTCGGGATTCAATGAAATGGTGGGCCATATTGACAGCCTGATCAATCAGGTCAAAGAGGCGGTGGTTGAGCAGAAAAACGCGGAACTATCCGCGCTGGAAGCCCAGATAGATCCGCATTTCCTCTATAATACGCTGGATACCATCAACTGGAAGGCCATTGAACTGGGAGAATTCGAAATCAGCGAAATGTTAGGAGCCCTGGCGGATATCTTAAGATATACGGTTAAGAATGCAGGGGCAGAGACTTCGATTGAACAGGAACTGCACTGGCTTGCAATGTACATCCTGCTACAGAAGGCGAAACTTGGAAGAGAACTCCAGGTAGAAGTAAAGGTGCCGGAAGAACTATACGGATACAGAATCCACAAACTGCTTCTGCAGCCATTTGTAGAGAATGCGATCCGGCATGGCCTGAAGCAGAAAGAAGGCGAACTGAAACTGGGGATTACCATGAGATCGGCAGGAGGCCAGATGCACATCATCGTAAAGGACAATGGCCGCGGAATTCCGGAAGACGTCTTACAGAGGCTTAATGACAGCGAAAATGAAGCAGATGAAAAAGATTCTGGAGAGCACATGGGAATCGTCAACGTGAGAAAGCGCCTGAACCTATATTATGGAGATCAGGCGGACCTATATTTTGAGAGCGCGCTGGGCAAGTACACGAAGGTGCATCTGTTTATCCCTGTAGTCAGCCCTCATAGGCAGGCAGACGAAGAAGGCAGAAAGGAGGAGGGCCAATGA